The Brassica napus cultivar Da-Ae chromosome C7, Da-Ae, whole genome shotgun sequence genomic interval GAAAACGATATTCAAGAGCTGATGAGACAGGTTAGCGAAGAGACTGGAGTGAACTCTCATGTGGCAAATAATAATCCGGTAAACTTGGCAGAAGATGAGTATTTGGAAATTGACGATCTTTTGCTCCCTGGACCTGAACCAAGTTATGTGGACAAAGAAGGGTCTGCTGTCCTGAATGATAATGATTTCTTTGATGTTGATTCATACATTGGTGATTTTGATGCCACAAATCCTCAGTCAGTGCCTGTCGGTGTTGGTTTGAACAATGGGGTTGTACAAAGTCTTCCAGTGAATACATTTCCAGTAACTGATCAGGCCAATAACAACCAGTTCCAGCATCAAACATGGAAGAACCAAGATAGTAACTGGCCACTCCGTAACAGCTATACCAGAAAGATAAGTAGTGGATCGTGGACCCCTGAGCTAAACAATAATGAAGTTACTATTTGCAAATTTGGTGAGGCCCCTGGTACAGTTAAACCTACAACTGATTTTCTCCTATTCCAATAGAGCTCTTCTGATGATTCTTTCTGTTTAGACCTAATCATATTCTGTTGGCAGGTGATGATGCATCTGAATTCATAAACCCTCTTACCTCTGCAAAGGGAGAAGAAGCCACAAAAGACGAGTCAAGTCAGTTTTCTTCTAGTGTATGGTCTTTCCTAGAGTCGATTCCTGCAAGTCCAGCATTCGCTTCAGAGAATCCAATCGTTAACCTGAACATAGTCAGGATATCAAGCCTTGGTGGCCGCTACCGGTTTGGTTCTAAAAGCACAAGTACCAATGTTGTTATAGCAGTTAACGATTCAGAAGCAGAGAGTAAGAAGTCTGGAGGATACAACAAGAAGAACAACCACAAGGGCTTCTTCTGCTTATCAATCATTGGAGCTCTGTGTGCTTTGTCTTGGGTCATGATGGGAACAATGGGAGTTTCAGGAAGGTCTTTATTGTGGTGAGAACCCTAAAGCCAAAGACTATGAAGAAAGGCTCAGAGTCCAAGTTTCGTGATCTTTGTAATTGTTTTATTGGCTTACTCATAAACTGTTAAAGTATCGGTTTGTTGTTTTGGTTTCGAACCTTGCTGCATAACAAAGCTTTAAACCATTGCTTACTAAACACAGTTCCCATCTATATAATGTTTactaaaccaaaaagaaaacttCAACCTTCAATTTGTACCTGAGTAGTGATATCCTCAAGCCGCTTCTTCACACTCATATCAATAAGCTTAGAACCTGAGCCACCGTACCTAATCGTGAACCCAGCTATCAAACTCTCGTCAATCACCGTTCTGATTCTCACATTCCTAGCTCCGGTGAGTCTCTGCACATGCTTCGCCACCTGAGCAAGATGCTGAGAATCGAGCTTCACCACCGACTTCACAACCACGAGCTCCGTCTTCGTCATCTTGTTGTACACAGCTTCGAACTCCTTCGCGATCTCCTTCACTAGATCTATCCGATTCGAATCGATCAACACGTTCAAGAAGTTGGACGTGTGTTGAAGCAGCGATAAAGACTCGGAGATCAAGTCGATCACCTCTCGTTTCTTCCGAAGCTCCACCGTCGGGTTCACGAACAGCTCTAGAACCTTCGGGTCGGAGAAGGTCTTCTCCAGCTTCTCCAAGTCGCTGCAGGTTGGTTCTAGAGTGTTGTTCGCTTTCGCCACGTCAGCCAACGCCGTCGCGTAGACTTCGGAAACCGGCGATGACATTTTCACGCCGCCGCCGGCGTTGCGGCGACGAGGGAATCGGACGGTGAGGGGGAGGGTACGCTGTGTGGTTGCGTGAGATGAGCGATGGAGCTTGGAGCCGAGAGAAGTTGGGGTTGACTGGAGAGAAGCCATTGTCGTCGGTCAACAGATCTTCGGTGATGGTGTTGATGGCGACTTGGAGAACGATCGGTTAACGGTTGACATTGATTTAGGAGTTTTACAGTTGACGGCTGATAATGATAGTGAGGATACGGCGTCGTATTGGTTAAACCCTAACGATCGCATTATATGATTTCCGGTTTGTTCATCATAGTTCACTGAGAATTTGTaactcttattttttattttattcttgcGAGGGATGCTATAATGTGTTCCATGTTATTTTGGTAGATGAAGACGATGATTCTGTACACACATACACTCACATGTCACACTGGTATTACTCTGTTATGTACTTGTGTATGTAATCGAGGGAATGTAAAAAGCTCTCAAATTGTATGTCTAAGAAAATGTTCGGCTTCAGTTGTTCAAAACAGAAAGAAGAAAATGTTCGGCTTCTTTAAGATAGTATATGTGAGCTTTATACGTTAGCTTGTAGCCCAACAGACTCTACACTTGTTGCAAGTTGCAACCTGAGGAGGACATTATATATAAAGGCTTTATATGGAGGATTGGTCTGATGAGCTTCATGGTCTgcacataatttgtttttgagCTTCTTTGTATCAAATCCATGTTAATCAATCTCCATGGTGAATCAATATTTTCTGGTCATCAGGACTCTGTGTTTTCTTTaggagatggagatggagatggaaATGGAAATGGCAATGAGGTGTAAGTTAccggaaagaaaaaaatcaagttttgttGGGTAATCCCATTTAACATCTAATCTGATTTGCTACTATTTAGTGAGCGCTTTAAATgacagaattaaaaaaaaatatgactaaaaattatcaaattttatagTCTGATGTATGCTAAGGTTGAGCAataaaccaaatccaaaaatCTAAACCTAATCTGACCCGATAAAAATGAAACCGAACCCAATATAAATACCGAATGGGTTTTATTGGATTATGGGTTTTATCCGAACCaaatctaaatggatatccgaaaaaaATTCATAGTCCTAAAAAGAATTTGTATCAAACTAGATCTCAATTTctattatgtatccaaattacagtttt includes:
- the LOC106411337 gene encoding NAC domain-containing protein 13 isoform X2; amino-acid sequence: MQSYWNIRSSSQILNLHQQKSLGFFFSSPVMETSRGSCRAGDRVLAPGFRFHPTDEELVVYYLKRKIRRKKLRVAAIGETDVYKFDPEELPGKALHNTGDRQWFFFSPRDRKQHGGRSSRATDRGYWKATGVDRIIKCNSRPVGEKKTLVFHRGRAPKGERTDWVMHEYTLHKEELEKCGDVKDNFVLYKIFKKSGSGPKNGEHYGAPFVEEEWAEEDDEVDEADAVHVPTNQLMVSVCLGSNNNIWADGGLNQSELNENDIQELMRQVSEETGVNSHVANNNPVNLAEDEYLEIDDLLLPGPEPSYVDKEGSAVLNDNDFFDVDSYIGDFDATNPQSVPVGVGLNNGVVQSLPVNTFPVTDQANNNQFQHQTWKNQDSNWPLRNSYTRKISSGSWTPELNNNEVTICKFGDDASEFINPLTSAKGEEATKDESSQFSSSVWSFLESIPASPAFASENPIVNLNIVRISSLGGRYRFGSKSTSTNVVIAVNDSEAESKKSGGYNKKNNHKGFFCLSIIGALCALSWVMMGTMGVSGRSLLW
- the LOC106411337 gene encoding NAC domain-containing protein 13 isoform X1, producing the protein MQSYWNIRSSSQILNLHQQKSLGFFFSSPVMETSRGSCRAGDRVLAPGFRFHPTDEELVVYYLKRKIRRKKLRVAAIGETDVYKFDPEELPGKALHNTGDRQWFFFSPRDRKQHGGRSSRATDRGYWKATGVDRIIKCNSRPVGEKKTLVFHRGRAPKGERTDWVMHEYTLHKEELEKCGDVKDNFVLYKIFKKSGSGPKNGEHYGAPFVEEEWAEEDDEVDEADAVHVPTNQLMVSVCLGSNNNIWADGGLNQSELNENDIQELMRQVSEETGVNSHVANNNPVNLAEDEYLEIDDLLLPGPEPSYVDKEGSAVLNDNDFFDVDSYIGDFDATNPQSVPVGVGLNNGVVQSLPVNTFPVTDQANNNQFQHQTWKNQDSNWPLRNSYTRKISSGSWTPELNNNEVTICKFGEAPGDDASEFINPLTSAKGEEATKDESSQFSSSVWSFLESIPASPAFASENPIVNLNIVRISSLGGRYRFGSKSTSTNVVIAVNDSEAESKKSGGYNKKNNHKGFFCLSIIGALCALSWVMMGTMGVSGRSLLW
- the LOC106411339 gene encoding ATP synthase subunit delta, chloroplastic, translating into MASLQSTPTSLGSKLHRSSHATTQRTLPLTVRFPRRRNAGGGVKMSSPVSEVYATALADVAKANNTLEPTCSDLEKLEKTFSDPKVLELFVNPTVELRKKREVIDLISESLSLLQHTSNFLNVLIDSNRIDLVKEIAKEFEAVYNKMTKTELVVVKSVVKLDSQHLAQVAKHVQRLTGARNVRIRTVIDESLIAGFTIRYGGSGSKLIDMSVKKRLEDITTQVQIEG